A window of Candidatus Hydrogenedentota bacterium contains these coding sequences:
- a CDS encoding ABC transporter ATP-binding protein has protein sequence MAPIIKVENLNKIYESTFRGQDVHALKDLNLEIQQGEIFGYLGPNGSGKTTTVKMLLGLIFPTSGTIEIMGSKAIDSSAIKRHIGYLPEGAYYPDFLRGEEILHYYGRLYGLKGKDLKRRIDQTLEMVGMKHARKRMLRGYSKGMRQRIGLAQALISDPDILILDEPTTGLDPIARKEIRDILLQLRSEGKTLLISSHELLEVEMISNRVGILFEGVLQTIGAVDDLLTQRDMLIEVDGATEPILQDMTQSGFKVEDHIGTRLKLRLESPSAMSEVLDLCKSKSLQILSVTPRRESLEELFVRVVGAAEAARR, from the coding sequence ATGGCACCCATCATTAAGGTAGAAAATCTAAACAAAATTTATGAGAGCACATTTCGTGGACAAGATGTGCATGCCTTGAAAGATTTAAATCTCGAAATTCAACAGGGAGAAATCTTTGGCTACCTCGGTCCCAACGGTTCAGGAAAAACGACAACCGTCAAGATGCTCTTGGGTTTAATTTTTCCGACCTCAGGCACCATCGAAATCATGGGCAGCAAGGCTATCGACTCCAGCGCGATTAAACGGCATATCGGATACCTGCCTGAAGGGGCATACTATCCCGATTTCTTGCGGGGCGAGGAGATCTTGCATTACTATGGTCGGCTCTACGGACTCAAAGGCAAAGATCTCAAACGCAGAATTGATCAGACCTTGGAAATGGTGGGGATGAAACACGCACGCAAACGAATGCTGCGCGGCTATTCCAAAGGAATGCGTCAACGTATTGGTTTGGCGCAGGCGCTGATCAGCGATCCCGATATTTTAATTCTTGATGAGCCGACTACCGGATTGGATCCGATTGCGCGCAAAGAGATCCGCGACATTTTGTTGCAATTGCGCAGCGAAGGGAAGACCTTGCTCATCTCCAGCCATGAATTGTTGGAAGTGGAGATGATCAGCAACCGTGTGGGCATCTTATTTGAAGGGGTCTTACAGACCATCGGCGCCGTGGATGATTTGCTGACACAGCGTGATATGCTCATTGAAGTGGACGGCGCGACGGAGCCGATCCTGCAAGATATGACCCAATCCGGTTTTAAGGTGGAAGATCATATCGGCACGCGGTTGAAATTACGATTGGAAAGTCCCTCCGCTATGTCAGAAGTCTTGGATCTGTGCAAATCCAAATCCTTGCAGATTTTAAGTGTTACTCCGCGTCGGGAGAGTCTAGAAGAACTTTTTGTGCGTGT